From one Streptomyces chromofuscus genomic stretch:
- a CDS encoding RNA polymerase sigma factor SigF: protein MEDIMSPRLDASHTRTATSTPSSEHLDPIAQDSETYAVHEDAPGVQDDVLAGLPEIPPYDEVGPVDARALSKTLFERLETLEEGTLEYSYVRNTLVELNLALVKFAASRFRSRSEPMEDIIQVGTIGLIKAIDRFELSRGVEFPTFAMPTIIGEIKRFFRDTSWSVRVPRRLQELRLDLAKAGDELAQQLDRAPTVAELAERLGLSHDEVVEGMAASNAYTASSLDAQPEEDDSEGALADRIGYEDHGIEGIEYVESLKPLIAELPHRDRKILSLRFVANMTQSEIGEELGISQMHVSRLLSRTLGRLRKGLTAED, encoded by the coding sequence ATGGAGGACATCATGTCACCCCGGCTCGACGCATCGCATACCCGGACGGCGACGTCGACACCCTCTTCGGAACATCTGGATCCCATCGCGCAGGACAGCGAGACGTACGCGGTCCACGAGGACGCCCCCGGCGTCCAGGACGACGTACTGGCCGGACTTCCGGAGATCCCCCCGTACGACGAGGTCGGTCCCGTCGATGCGCGGGCCCTGTCCAAGACCCTCTTCGAGCGGCTGGAAACGCTCGAGGAAGGCACGCTCGAGTACTCCTACGTGCGCAACACGCTCGTCGAACTCAATCTGGCCCTGGTCAAGTTCGCCGCCTCCCGCTTCCGCTCCCGCAGTGAGCCGATGGAGGACATCATCCAGGTCGGCACCATCGGCCTCATCAAGGCGATCGACCGCTTCGAACTCAGCCGTGGCGTCGAGTTCCCCACCTTCGCCATGCCAACCATCATCGGCGAGATCAAGCGCTTCTTCCGTGACACCTCCTGGTCCGTGCGCGTCCCGCGCCGCCTGCAGGAGCTCCGGCTCGACCTGGCCAAGGCCGGCGACGAGCTGGCCCAGCAGCTCGACCGCGCGCCCACGGTGGCGGAGCTCGCGGAGCGGCTGGGGCTGTCCCACGACGAGGTCGTCGAGGGCATGGCCGCCTCCAACGCCTACACCGCCTCCTCGCTGGACGCGCAGCCCGAGGAGGACGACAGCGAGGGCGCGCTCGCGGACCGGATCGGCTACGAGGACCACGGGATCGAGGGCATCGAGTACGTGGAGTCGCTCAAGCCCCTGATCGCCGAACTCCCGCACCGGGACCGGAAGATCCTCTCCCTGCGTTTCGTCGCCAACATGACCCAGTCGGAGATCGGCGAGGAGTTGGGCATCTCGCAGATGCACGTGTCGCGGCTGCTGTCGCGGACCCTGGGGCGGCTGCGCAAGGGACTGACGGCCGAGGACTGA
- the hutI gene encoding imidazolonepropionase yields the protein MSSTTSATPAGATHGTTTVVTNIATLVTNDPSLGDGSPLGLIHDAAVVIDGDRVAWTGESSKAPATDNRVDAGGRAVIPGFVDSHSHLVFAGDRTEEFNARMSGRAYSAGGIRTTVAATRAATDAELEATLTRYLAEALRQGTTTLETKSGYGLTVEDESRALRIAAAHTDEVTYLGAHIVPPDHAEDPAAYVALVTGEMLDACAPYARWIDVFCEKGAFDGDQARAILTAGRARGLHPRVHANQLTYGPGVQLAVELDAASADHCTHLTDQDVDALANSSTVATLLPGAEFSTRAEWPDARRLLDAGVTVALSTDCNPGSSFTSSVPFCIALAVRDMRMTPDEALWSATAGGARALRRDDVGRLSPGAYADLAVLDAPSHVHLAYRPGVPLVSEVWRRGRRAA from the coding sequence ATGAGCAGCACCACCAGCGCCACACCCGCCGGCGCCACCCACGGCACGACCACCGTCGTCACCAACATCGCCACGCTGGTCACCAACGACCCCTCCCTCGGTGACGGATCCCCCCTGGGCCTGATCCACGACGCGGCCGTCGTCATCGACGGCGACCGCGTCGCGTGGACCGGTGAATCAAGCAAAGCACCCGCCACTGACAACCGGGTCGACGCCGGCGGCCGCGCGGTGATCCCGGGGTTCGTCGACTCCCACTCCCACCTGGTGTTCGCGGGCGACCGCACGGAGGAGTTCAACGCCCGTATGTCCGGCCGGGCGTACAGCGCGGGCGGCATCCGGACCACGGTCGCCGCCACCCGCGCCGCGACGGACGCCGAGCTCGAGGCCACCCTGACCCGCTACCTCGCCGAGGCCCTCCGCCAGGGCACCACGACCCTGGAGACCAAGTCGGGCTACGGCCTCACCGTCGAGGACGAGTCCCGGGCCCTGCGCATCGCCGCCGCCCACACCGACGAGGTCACCTACCTGGGCGCCCACATCGTCCCCCCCGATCACGCCGAGGACCCGGCGGCGTACGTCGCCCTGGTCACCGGCGAGATGCTCGACGCCTGCGCGCCGTACGCCCGCTGGATCGACGTCTTCTGCGAGAAGGGCGCGTTCGACGGCGACCAGGCCCGCGCCATCCTCACCGCGGGCAGGGCCAGGGGCCTGCACCCGCGCGTCCACGCCAACCAGCTGACGTACGGCCCCGGCGTCCAGCTCGCCGTCGAGCTGGACGCCGCCTCCGCCGACCACTGCACCCACCTCACCGACCAGGACGTCGACGCGCTGGCCAACAGCTCCACCGTGGCCACCCTGCTTCCCGGCGCCGAGTTCTCCACGCGCGCCGAGTGGCCCGACGCGCGGCGGCTGCTGGACGCGGGCGTCACGGTGGCGCTGTCGACGGACTGCAACCCCGGCTCGTCGTTCACCTCGTCCGTCCCGTTCTGCATCGCCCTGGCGGTACGGGACATGCGGATGACCCCCGACGAGGCGCTCTGGTCCGCCACGGCGGGCGGCGCCCGTGCCCTGCGCCGCGACGACGTCGGCCGCCTGAGCCCCGGCGCCTACGCCGACCTGGCCGTTCTCGACGCCCCCAGCCACGTCCATCTGGCGTACCGGCCGGGGGTGCCCCTGGTGAGCGAGGTGTGGCGGCGCGGACGGCGGGCCGCCTGA
- a CDS encoding response regulator transcription factor codes for MTRVLLAEDDASISEPLARALRREGYEVEVREDGPTALDAGIQGGVDLVVLDLGLPGMDGLEVARRLRAEGHTVPILILTARADEVDTVVGLDAGADDYVTKPFRLAELLARVRALLRRGAAEPQQPPATHGVRIDVESHRAWMGDEELQLTAKEFDLLRVLVRDAGRVVTRDQLMREVWDTTWWSSTKTLDMHISWLRKKLGDDAANPRYIATVRGVGFRFEKN; via the coding sequence ATGACCCGTGTACTGCTCGCCGAGGACGACGCCTCCATCTCGGAGCCGCTGGCGCGCGCACTGCGCCGCGAGGGTTACGAGGTCGAGGTGCGCGAGGACGGACCGACCGCGCTCGACGCGGGCATCCAGGGCGGCGTCGACCTGGTCGTGCTGGACCTCGGGCTGCCCGGCATGGACGGTCTGGAGGTGGCCCGCCGACTACGTGCCGAAGGCCACACCGTGCCCATCCTGATCCTCACGGCGCGGGCCGACGAGGTCGACACCGTCGTCGGTCTGGACGCCGGCGCCGACGACTACGTCACCAAGCCGTTCCGCCTCGCCGAGCTGCTGGCCCGGGTACGGGCCCTGCTGCGGCGCGGCGCCGCCGAGCCCCAGCAGCCGCCCGCCACGCACGGGGTGCGGATCGACGTCGAGTCGCACCGCGCCTGGATGGGCGACGAGGAGCTCCAGCTCACCGCCAAGGAGTTCGACCTGCTGCGGGTCCTGGTCCGGGACGCCGGGCGGGTCGTCACCCGCGACCAGCTGATGCGCGAGGTCTGGGACACCACCTGGTGGTCGTCCACCAAGACCCTCGACATGCACATCTCCTGGCTGCGCAAGAAGCTGGGTGACGACGCCGCGAACCCCCGGTACATCGCGACGGTGCGCGGCGTGGGCTTCCGCTTCGAGAAGAACTAG
- a CDS encoding ATP-binding protein has protein sequence MRRRLIQSTLAVVLVVIAVFGVSLVVVETRTISASAQERVESEAVRLAGIVDSRILGREQITSEILVDQVGDDRYAVVRIPGQPPVEIGQKPSGDVIESTRRGEEGETVTVQEPRSAVTREVGRTLMIIGAVALLAVIAAVLLALRQADRLASPLTDLAETAERLGSGDPRPRRKRYGVPELDRVADVLDASAERIARMLTAERRLAADASHQLRTPLTALSMRLEEITVTDDPTTVKDEATIALTQVERLTDVVERLLTNSRDPRTGSAVTFDLDEVIQQQLAEWRPAYRSVGRAIVSSGKRHLKAVGTPGAVAQVLAALIENSLMHGGGTVALRTRVTGNQAVIEVTDEGPGVPADLGARIFERAISGRNSTGIGLAVARDLAEADGGRLEMLQAKPPIFGLFLSRTPVKKSSEEEERTVR, from the coding sequence ATGCGCCGCCGACTGATCCAGTCCACGCTCGCCGTGGTGCTCGTCGTGATCGCCGTCTTCGGCGTCTCCCTCGTCGTGGTGGAGACCCGGACGATCAGCGCCAGCGCCCAGGAACGCGTGGAGTCCGAGGCGGTGCGGCTGGCCGGCATCGTCGACAGCCGCATCCTCGGCCGCGAGCAGATCACCTCCGAGATACTGGTCGACCAGGTCGGCGACGACCGGTATGCCGTCGTGCGCATCCCCGGCCAGCCGCCCGTCGAGATCGGCCAGAAGCCGTCGGGCGACGTCATCGAGTCGACCCGGCGGGGCGAGGAGGGCGAGACGGTCACCGTGCAGGAACCGCGCTCCGCGGTGACCCGGGAGGTCGGGCGGACCCTGATGATCATCGGCGCGGTGGCGCTGCTGGCCGTCATCGCCGCCGTGCTGCTCGCCCTGCGGCAGGCCGACCGCCTCGCCTCGCCCCTCACCGACCTCGCGGAGACCGCCGAACGCCTCGGCTCCGGCGACCCGCGCCCCCGCCGCAAGCGGTACGGGGTCCCCGAGCTGGACCGCGTCGCCGACGTCCTGGACGCCTCCGCCGAACGCATCGCCCGGATGCTCACCGCCGAGCGCCGGCTCGCCGCCGACGCCTCGCACCAGCTGCGCACCCCGCTCACCGCGCTGTCGATGCGTCTGGAGGAGATCACCGTCACCGACGACCCGACCACCGTGAAGGACGAGGCGACCATCGCGCTCACGCAGGTCGAACGCCTCACGGATGTCGTCGAACGGCTGCTGACCAACAGCCGCGACCCTCGCACCGGCTCCGCGGTCACCTTCGACCTCGACGAGGTGATCCAGCAGCAGCTCGCCGAATGGCGCCCGGCCTACCGCAGCGTCGGCCGCGCGATCGTCAGCTCCGGCAAGCGGCATCTGAAGGCGGTGGGCACGCCCGGGGCGGTCGCACAGGTGCTGGCGGCGCTGATCGAGAACTCCCTGATGCACGGCGGCGGCACGGTCGCCCTGCGCACCCGCGTCACCGGCAACCAGGCGGTGATCGAGGTCACCGACGAGGGCCCCGGCGTCCCGGCGGACCTCGGCGCCCGGATCTTCGAGCGCGCGATCAGCGGCCGCAACTCCACCGGCATCGGCCTCGCCGTCGCCCGCGACCTGGCGGAGGCCGACGGGGGCCGCCTGGAGATGCTCCAGGCCAAGCCGCCCATCTTCGGGCTGTTCCTGTCACGGACGCCGGTGAAGAAGTCGTCGGAGGAGGAGGAGCGGACGGTCCGGTAG
- a CDS encoding RICIN domain-containing protein, producing MARPEGTDGDATHGGHSGTSDARLTELLRADTAVAYPALQELRARHRASVLAYARLCTTGDAAARQLAAQAFTLAARQTARGTDPAVPWRHQLLLLTGGVAATWAEGDRSAALDAGLLLVLNTSGPGGPVPPMLAAYRTLPARTCGLIWYGVVEQESAERTAVLLGVTPEDVTYGIEPALGALGRSLLRARLAASDDPDCQDFQRLIEESVRPDSPRHSPDLAAHRARCPHCTTAYEELTALRDAPRTALAEGLMPWAGAAYAARITGGATAEGRTEGEPSGATGAGGRTAWERSGRTGSEGRGGRGWSGATGAGGPGARSRSGEQGAGGLGGRGWSVGTGTGGPGGRGWSGATAAGGRDGRERAWSPSRRGALASAGLGVALTPLLFFLLSPDDSPAGNASDLITAVPPPAVTVTATVPVPSATPSPTPSRNSKSPSPTGSPTPSRTTRPPTPSPTPPPPPATHPPGSAYAQVVNVASGLCLDIRDGVLDKGVDVVTAPCSSAATQRWRVDAGRGVLQSAADPDYCLDSRGSTDRGVGIWTCSSVEGRNAQNLKFVVDDSGLIRPAIAVETAVTPDGGDGLVFRSLDDSDGDPDQRWRAGAA from the coding sequence ATGGCTCGGCCCGAGGGAACCGACGGCGACGCGACGCACGGCGGGCACTCCGGCACGTCCGACGCGCGGCTGACCGAACTGCTGCGCGCCGACACCGCCGTCGCCTACCCCGCGCTGCAGGAACTTCGCGCCCGCCATCGCGCGTCGGTCCTCGCCTATGCCCGGCTGTGCACGACCGGCGACGCGGCGGCCCGCCAGTTGGCGGCCCAGGCATTCACGCTGGCGGCCCGTCAGACGGCGCGCGGCACCGATCCGGCCGTCCCGTGGCGGCACCAACTCCTGCTGCTGACCGGCGGCGTGGCCGCGACGTGGGCCGAGGGCGACCGCTCGGCGGCCCTCGACGCGGGCCTGCTGCTGGTCCTCAACACCTCCGGCCCCGGCGGGCCCGTACCGCCCATGCTCGCCGCGTACCGGACGCTGCCGGCCCGCACCTGCGGACTGATCTGGTACGGCGTCGTGGAGCAGGAGAGCGCCGAGCGGACCGCCGTACTGCTGGGCGTCACCCCGGAGGACGTGACCTACGGGATCGAACCGGCGCTGGGCGCGCTCGGCCGGTCGCTGCTGCGGGCCCGGCTGGCCGCCTCCGACGACCCGGACTGCCAGGACTTCCAGCGGCTGATCGAGGAGTCGGTACGGCCGGACTCGCCCCGGCACAGCCCCGATCTGGCCGCGCACCGGGCGCGCTGCCCGCACTGCACGACCGCATACGAGGAACTGACCGCCCTGCGCGACGCCCCGCGCACCGCGCTGGCCGAGGGACTGATGCCGTGGGCCGGTGCGGCGTACGCGGCGCGGATCACCGGCGGGGCGACGGCGGAAGGCCGTACGGAGGGGGAGCCGTCCGGCGCGACGGGTGCGGGGGGCCGTACTGCGTGGGAGCGGTCCGGCCGAACGGGGTCGGAGGGCCGCGGCGGGCGGGGGTGGTCCGGCGCGACGGGCGCGGGCGGCCCTGGCGCGCGGTCGCGGTCCGGCGAACAGGGAGCAGGAGGCCTTGGTGGGCGGGGGTGGTCCGTGGGAACGGGCACGGGAGGCCCCGGTGGGCGAGGGTGGTCCGGTGCGACGGCCGCGGGGGGCCGTGACGGGCGGGAGCGGGCCTGGTCACCGTCGCGGCGGGGCGCGCTGGCCTCGGCGGGACTGGGTGTGGCGCTCACCCCGCTGCTGTTCTTCCTGCTGTCCCCGGACGACTCCCCCGCAGGCAACGCCTCGGACCTGATCACCGCCGTGCCGCCGCCCGCGGTGACGGTGACCGCGACGGTGCCGGTGCCCTCGGCCACCCCGTCGCCGACGCCCTCCAGGAACTCCAAGTCACCCTCCCCGACGGGGAGTCCGACCCCGTCGCGCACGACCCGCCCGCCGACGCCGTCCCCGACCCCGCCGCCGCCTCCGGCCACGCACCCGCCGGGCAGCGCCTACGCCCAGGTCGTGAACGTCGCCTCGGGGCTGTGCCTGGACATCCGGGACGGCGTCCTGGACAAGGGCGTGGACGTCGTCACGGCGCCCTGTTCGTCGGCCGCGACGCAGCGCTGGCGGGTCGACGCCGGGCGGGGCGTGCTCCAGTCGGCCGCCGACCCGGACTACTGCCTGGACAGCCGCGGCTCGACCGACCGGGGTGTGGGCATCTGGACCTGCTCCTCGGTGGAGGGCAGGAACGCGCAGAACCTGAAGTTCGTCGTCGACGACAGCGGACTGATCCGGCCCGCCATCGCCGTGGAGACGGCGGTGACGCCGGACGGCGGGGACGGGCTGGTGTTCCGTTCGCTCGACGACTCGGACGGGGACCCGGACCAGCGGTGGCGGGCGGGAGCGGCGTGA
- a CDS encoding formimidoylglutamate deiminase translates to MRVTRTYWLEHAWLGNHVEPGVAVDTEDGRITAVHQGVGSPPPGAEILRGLTLPGLANAHSHAFHRALRGTVQVGSGTFWTWREVMYATADRLTPDTYHALARAAYAEMALAGITAVGEFHYVHHASGGTPYADPNAMGEALVAAAAEAGIRITLLDTCYLSSGFGQPPNAHQLRFSDRTAEHWAERCSVLKERDHARIGAAIHSVRAVPADQLATVARWAEERRAPLHVHLSEQTAENDACREAHGRTPTRLLADHGVLGPRTTGVHNTHLTDDDIALIGRSGTGTCMCPTTERDLADGIGPAAALQRAGSPLSLGSDSHAVVDLLEEARAMELNERLRTRTRGHWTAAALLRAATADGHAALGWPDAGTLEPGGLADFTTIALDSVRTAGPLPGLGAETAVFAATAADVRHTVVGGRHVVRDGAHTLVPDVPRALAQAVDALRA, encoded by the coding sequence CTGCGCGTGACACGGACGTACTGGCTGGAACACGCCTGGCTCGGCAATCACGTCGAGCCGGGAGTCGCCGTCGACACCGAGGACGGCCGGATCACCGCCGTCCACCAGGGCGTCGGCAGTCCGCCCCCCGGCGCCGAGATCCTCCGCGGCCTCACCCTCCCCGGCCTCGCCAACGCCCACAGCCACGCCTTCCACCGCGCCCTGCGTGGCACCGTGCAGGTCGGCTCGGGCACCTTCTGGACGTGGCGCGAGGTCATGTACGCCACCGCCGACCGGCTCACCCCGGACACCTACCACGCGCTGGCGAGGGCGGCCTACGCCGAGATGGCCCTCGCCGGCATCACGGCCGTCGGCGAGTTCCACTACGTCCACCACGCGTCCGGCGGCACCCCCTACGCCGACCCCAACGCCATGGGCGAGGCGCTGGTCGCGGCAGCCGCCGAAGCCGGGATCCGCATCACCCTCCTCGACACCTGCTACCTCTCCTCCGGCTTCGGACAGCCGCCCAACGCCCACCAGCTCCGCTTCTCCGACCGGACGGCCGAGCACTGGGCCGAACGCTGTTCAGTTCTCAAGGAACGGGATCACGCACGGATCGGGGCGGCGATCCACTCCGTACGGGCCGTGCCCGCCGACCAGTTGGCGACCGTGGCGCGCTGGGCCGAGGAGCGGCGGGCCCCGCTGCACGTGCACCTGTCCGAGCAGACCGCCGAGAACGACGCCTGCCGGGAGGCGCACGGCCGCACCCCCACCCGGCTCCTCGCCGACCACGGCGTCCTCGGCCCCCGCACCACCGGCGTCCACAACACGCACCTGACCGACGACGACATCGCCCTGATCGGCCGCAGCGGCACCGGCACCTGCATGTGTCCGACGACGGAGCGGGACCTCGCGGACGGCATCGGGCCGGCCGCGGCGCTCCAGCGAGCGGGTTCCCCCCTCTCCCTCGGCTCCGACAGCCATGCCGTCGTCGACCTGCTCGAAGAGGCCCGCGCGATGGAGCTGAACGAGCGGCTGCGCACCCGCACCCGCGGCCACTGGACGGCCGCCGCCCTGCTGCGGGCCGCCACGGCGGACGGGCATGCCGCGCTCGGCTGGCCCGACGCGGGCACCCTGGAGCCCGGCGGGCTCGCCGACTTCACGACGATCGCGCTCGACTCGGTCAGAACGGCGGGGCCGCTGCCCGGGCTGGGCGCCGAGACGGCCGTATTCGCCGCGACGGCAGCGGACGTCCGCCATACGGTCGTCGGCGGGCGGCACGTCGTGCGCGACGGGGCGCACACCCTGGTACCCGATGTGCCGCGGGCACTCGCGCAGGCCGTCGACGCCCTGCGTGCCTGA
- a CDS encoding peptide MFS transporter produces MASSLTKDSVSPGTPGSEKTFFGHPRGLATLFMTEMWERFSYYGMRALLPLYLVAPAGLGLDAGTAIAIYSVYVSTVYLLALPGGWFGDRIWGPRKTVAIAGSVIMAGHLVLALPTSGTFYFGLLLVAIGSGLLKSNISTMVGHLYDSPNDPRRDGGFTVFYMGINLGAFAAPLIIGTVGQKVDWHLGFALAALGMALGLAQFLLGSRHLSDRSSVVPKPLSRDERNSTLRKSMIWLLIAVVFYAVVVATGNYTLNWVTVPLLIIGLIVPITVLARIKRDKELTGAEQSRVSGYIWFFVAAAVFWMIYDQGGSTLSLFADEHVDNHVFGWEFPVSWFQSVNPVLVMALAPVFATVWLSLARGSKEPSTITKFAGGLVLVGISFFVFLLPLVASDGGKVSPWWIVLIYFCQTAGELMLSPVGLSVTTKMAPAKYASQMMGVWFLAVTAGDAVTGLLSTYGVDLNKTGVVAAEAALAVLAGVAVFMYRKRVKELMGDVR; encoded by the coding sequence ATGGCGTCCAGCCTGACGAAGGACTCGGTCTCACCGGGCACCCCCGGTTCCGAGAAGACCTTCTTCGGCCACCCCCGCGGACTGGCCACTCTCTTCATGACCGAGATGTGGGAGCGGTTCTCCTACTACGGCATGAGGGCACTGCTTCCCCTCTACCTGGTCGCCCCCGCCGGGCTCGGCCTGGACGCCGGTACGGCGATCGCCATCTACTCCGTCTACGTCTCGACGGTGTACCTGCTGGCGCTGCCGGGCGGCTGGTTCGGCGACCGCATCTGGGGTCCGCGCAAGACGGTCGCGATCGCGGGCTCGGTCATCATGGCTGGTCACCTGGTCCTGGCCCTGCCCACCTCGGGCACCTTCTACTTCGGCCTGCTGCTGGTCGCCATCGGCTCCGGCCTGCTGAAGTCGAACATCTCCACCATGGTGGGCCATCTCTACGACAGCCCGAACGACCCGCGCCGCGACGGCGGCTTCACGGTCTTCTACATGGGCATCAACCTCGGTGCCTTCGCCGCGCCGCTGATCATCGGCACCGTCGGCCAGAAGGTCGACTGGCACCTCGGCTTCGCGCTCGCCGCGCTCGGCATGGCGCTGGGTCTGGCCCAGTTCCTGCTCGGCAGCCGCCACCTGTCGGACCGCTCCAGCGTGGTCCCGAAGCCGCTGAGCAGGGACGAGCGCAACAGCACGCTGCGCAAGTCCATGATCTGGCTGCTGATCGCGGTGGTCTTCTACGCCGTCGTGGTGGCCACCGGCAACTACACCCTGAACTGGGTGACGGTCCCGCTGCTCATCATCGGCCTCATCGTCCCGATCACCGTCCTGGCGCGCATCAAGCGCGACAAGGAGCTGACCGGCGCGGAGCAGTCCCGTGTCTCCGGATACATCTGGTTCTTCGTGGCCGCGGCCGTGTTCTGGATGATCTACGACCAGGGCGGCTCGACCCTGTCGCTCTTCGCGGACGAGCACGTCGACAACCACGTCTTCGGCTGGGAGTTCCCGGTCTCCTGGTTCCAGTCGGTCAACCCCGTCCTGGTGATGGCGCTGGCCCCGGTCTTCGCCACGGTGTGGCTGTCGCTCGCCCGCGGCAGCAAGGAACCGAGCACGATCACCAAGTTCGCGGGCGGTCTGGTGCTCGTCGGCATCTCGTTCTTCGTGTTCCTGCTGCCCCTGGTGGCGTCCGACGGCGGCAAGGTCTCGCCGTGGTGGATCGTCCTGATCTACTTCTGCCAGACGGCCGGTGAGCTGATGCTCTCCCCGGTGGGTCTGTCGGTGACCACGAAGATGGCCCCCGCGAAGTACGCCTCCCAGATGATGGGTGTCTGGTTCCTCGCGGTCACCGCGGGCGACGCGGTCACCGGTCTGCTCTCCACCTACGGCGTCGACCTGAACAAGACCGGCGTCGTGGCCGCGGAGGCCGCCCTCGCGGTCCTCGCCGGCGTGGCGGTCTTCATGTACCGCAAGCGCGTCAAGGAACTCATGGGCGACGTGCGCTGA
- a CDS encoding ATP-binding protein: MSTTRPYSPGDRGPEPSGASGASEGGVPGTGASAGGAAVSSGARQVRRLTFEGESGVVPLARDFARQALYAWGWLPAATADQRAAAEDVLLVVSELVTNACLHAEGPDELWIACDNKVIRIEVSDRGTGQPAPRTPHRAGRPGGHGMFIVQRLCLDWGVVRTPGVAGKKVWAELGAPA; this comes from the coding sequence ATGAGCACCACCCGGCCCTACTCGCCGGGCGACCGCGGCCCGGAGCCCAGCGGCGCTTCGGGGGCGTCCGAGGGGGGCGTGCCGGGGACCGGGGCGTCCGCGGGGGGCGCGGCCGTGTCGTCGGGGGCGCGTCAGGTCCGCAGGCTGACCTTCGAGGGGGAGAGCGGCGTCGTGCCGCTGGCCCGCGACTTCGCGCGCCAGGCCCTGTACGCGTGGGGCTGGCTGCCGGCCGCGACCGCGGATCAGCGGGCGGCCGCCGAGGATGTGCTGCTCGTCGTGTCCGAGCTGGTCACCAACGCGTGCCTCCATGCCGAGGGGCCGGACGAGCTGTGGATCGCCTGTGACAACAAGGTGATCCGGATCGAGGTCTCCGACCGGGGCACGGGACAGCCGGCGCCACGGACGCCGCACCGGGCCGGACGGCCCGGCGGCCACGGCATGTTCATCGTGCAGCGCCTCTGCCTGGACTGGGGGGTCGTGCGGACTCCCGGTGTCGCCGGCAAGAAGGTGTGGGCCGAGCTGGGGGCTCCCGCCTGA
- a CDS encoding STAS domain-containing protein — MDHGTVGSAQSGRLLVEVREEGRSAVVTPAGELDHHTADLLREPLDECLAKGFSRLVVDCSRLEFCDSTGLNVLLGARLKAEDAGGGVHLAGMQPVVARVFEITGADAVFTVHDTVEEALADEGEAD; from the coding sequence ATGGACCACGGGACGGTCGGCAGCGCACAGTCGGGCCGGCTTCTGGTGGAGGTGCGGGAAGAAGGCCGTAGTGCCGTCGTGACTCCGGCGGGTGAGCTGGACCACCACACCGCAGACCTGTTGCGCGAGCCACTCGACGAGTGCCTTGCCAAGGGATTCAGCCGCCTGGTCGTCGACTGCTCGCGGCTGGAGTTCTGCGACTCCACCGGGCTCAACGTGCTGCTCGGCGCCCGCCTGAAGGCGGAGGACGCAGGGGGCGGAGTGCACCTCGCGGGCATGCAGCCCGTGGTGGCTCGTGTGTTCGAGATCACGGGGGCGGACGCGGTCTTCACCGTGCACGACACGGTCGAGGAGGCCCTGGCCGACGAAGGCGAGGCCGACTGA